One Babylonia areolata isolate BAREFJ2019XMU chromosome 27, ASM4173473v1, whole genome shotgun sequence DNA window includes the following coding sequences:
- the LOC143301238 gene encoding uncharacterized protein LOC143301238 isoform X3 produces the protein MERYINARPRWATLHPDNWTVLEVAEWLDTVVEEYELGHGVKADLACTFGDVDGRRLAAMTLEDFQDLDPGHGNLLFSVFHNVSVAGRFLLRGVSPQSPEGPLPSRALTPIAEQQQQQHQQQQQHQQHQQQQQHQQQQQHQQQQQQQQHQQQQQQQQQQKQQQQQLQQHRQQPQLTEQAEAVMTGGRSRHRSYPSASCRGHPGPLTASEHHHHHHHHHQQQQQQQQQQPPPQPQQQQQTEGRQSHGPSVYNRSYSS, from the exons ATGGAGCGATATATAAATG CGCGTCCACGCTGGGCGACGCTGCACCCAGACAACTGGACAGTGCTggaggtggccgaatggttggACACCGTGGTGGAGGAGTACGAGCTGGGTCACGGGGTCAAGGCCGATCTCGCCTGCACCTTCGGGGACGTGGACGGGCGCCGCCTGGCGGCCATGACCTTGGAGGACTTCCAGGACCTTGACCCCGGCCACGGCAACCTGCTCTTCTCCGTGTTTCACAACGTGTCGGTGgctg GGCGGTTCCTCCTCCGAGGGGTATCCCCCCAGTCCCCTGAGGGTCCCCTGCCCTCCAGAGCCCTCACCCCCAtcgctgaacaacaacaacaacaacatcagcaacaacaacaacatcagcaacatcagcaacaacaacaacatcagcaacaacaacaacatcagcaacaacagcaacaacaacaacatcagcaacaacagcaacaacaacagcagcagaaacaacagcagcaacagctacaacaacaccgacagcagCCACAGCTGACGGAACAGGCGGAAGCCGTGATGACGGGGGGGCGTAGCAGACACAGATCCTATCCGTCTGCCTCCTGCAGAGGTCACCCAG GTCCCTTGACAGCGTcagaacaccatcaccatcaccatcaccatcaccagcagcagcagcagcagcagcaacaacaaccaccaccgcaaccgcagcagcaacaacagactgAAGGGAGACAATCGCACGGTCCTTCGGTCTACAACAGGAGTTACTCCTCTTGA
- the LOC143301238 gene encoding uncharacterized protein LOC143301238 isoform X2 → MHRMRQPHSDTRIRPTCKCCVRTRPRWATLHPDNWTVLEVAEWLDTVVEEYELGHGVKADLACTFGDVDGRRLAAMTLEDFQDLDPGHGNLLFSVFHNVSVAGRFLLRGVSPQSPEGPLPSRALTPIAEQQQQQHQQQQQHQQHQQQQQHQQQQQHQQQQQQQQHQQQQQQQQQQKQQQQQLQQHRQQPQLTEQAEAVMTGGRSRHRSYPSASCRGHPGPLTASEHHHHHHHHHQQQQQQQQQQPPPQPQQQQQTEGRQSHGPSVYNRSYSS, encoded by the exons ATGCACAGAATGCGCCAACCCCACTCGGACACGAGGATTCGTCCAACTTGCAAGTGCTGCGTACGAA CGCGTCCACGCTGGGCGACGCTGCACCCAGACAACTGGACAGTGCTggaggtggccgaatggttggACACCGTGGTGGAGGAGTACGAGCTGGGTCACGGGGTCAAGGCCGATCTCGCCTGCACCTTCGGGGACGTGGACGGGCGCCGCCTGGCGGCCATGACCTTGGAGGACTTCCAGGACCTTGACCCCGGCCACGGCAACCTGCTCTTCTCCGTGTTTCACAACGTGTCGGTGgctg GGCGGTTCCTCCTCCGAGGGGTATCCCCCCAGTCCCCTGAGGGTCCCCTGCCCTCCAGAGCCCTCACCCCCAtcgctgaacaacaacaacaacaacatcagcaacaacaacaacatcagcaacatcagcaacaacaacaacatcagcaacaacaacaacatcagcaacaacagcaacaacaacaacatcagcaacaacagcaacaacaacagcagcagaaacaacagcagcaacagctacaacaacaccgacagcagCCACAGCTGACGGAACAGGCGGAAGCCGTGATGACGGGGGGGCGTAGCAGACACAGATCCTATCCGTCTGCCTCCTGCAGAGGTCACCCAG GTCCCTTGACAGCGTcagaacaccatcaccatcaccatcaccatcaccagcagcagcagcagcagcagcaacaacaaccaccaccgcaaccgcagcagcaacaacagactgAAGGGAGACAATCGCACGGTCCTTCGGTCTACAACAGGAGTTACTCCTCTTGA